One window from the genome of Magnolia sinica isolate HGM2019 chromosome 4, MsV1, whole genome shotgun sequence encodes:
- the LOC131243668 gene encoding RING-H2 finger protein ATL1-like has product MADPLSPVAAPPPTSSTPYWKAHFPRFYNGLIVIASMTIVLMAYSIIIIGWYCQNQRDRWRFDWSHGQAGHGVDSTIRELIPMSQYRKEETEMQASDNECSVCLSVFMEGEEIRQLPECKHYFHVDCIDMWLYSHSNCPLCRANLVGLPYRQRDLAEEDSRQGLLYVAGMA; this is encoded by the coding sequence ATGGCAGATCCTCTCAGCCCTGTGGCGGCACCGCCGCCAACGTCGTCGACGCCATACTGGAAGGCCCACTTCCCACGTTTCTACAACGGCCTCATCGTGATCGCATCGATGACCATCGTGCTCATGGCCTACAGTATCATTATAATAGGGTGGTACTGCCAAAACCAACGTGACCGTTGGAGGTTTGATTGGTCCCATGGACAGGCAGGCCATGGGGTCGATAGTACCATCAGGGAATTGATTCCCATGTCCCAGTACCGGAAGGAGGAGACTGAAATGCAAGCTTCGGACAATGAGTGCTCAGTGTGCTTGTCAGTCTTCATGGAGGGTGAAGAAATCCGGCAGCTTCCCGAGTGCAAGCACTACTTCCATGTTGATTGTATAGACATGTGGCTCTACTCTCACTCCAATTGCCCACTTTGCCGGGCCAATTTAGTTGGTCTGCCTTATCGTCAGCGGGACTTAGCAGAAGAGGATTCCCGACAGGGCTTACTCTATGTCGCCGGCATGGCTTGA